A window of the Artemia franciscana unplaced genomic scaffold, ASM3288406v1 Scaffold_5236, whole genome shotgun sequence genome harbors these coding sequences:
- the LOC136043382 gene encoding uncharacterized protein LOC136043382: MVSQERKKKLREKERYDSRAKQVAGKKKEYYGKNKDVLKLSAKIRFQQDEKAAAIKKRRVLKRYNNDEEFRHNCINSSSEHVKDKYRNDEAYRLRSIKSASMKRNIKYRDNEEYRQNYVKSASERVKDRYKNDETYRLRSIKSASMKRNIKYRDNEEYRQNYVKSASERVKDRYKNDETYRLRSIKSASMKRNIKYRDNEEYRQNYVKSASERVKDRYKNDETYRLRAIKSASIRRNIKYRENEEFRRNYIKSVSLKQISKYRNDEMYQRNHIDKVTAYNMLKRYRGIDFSRKEQRRKTSNKVIKFYKNFYRSRRLTKKHEETSSYHSTLPELAMRCTQKKRKIYASNKVKKSQSQAQTSAKSFDMSCFISQSNHNSVLANNRQSRFFARNYRQRWAYRSRTVIKMNSDLENLNTIFDMYKKNKRKYSIIELKLLLEKANAVINISSNSLAKLHASIHKQCSKFMEHLPKSDYVPDVEEFTRAMGNVMEHSVYNEAYHLESVYKIFEVNHCLRCGHTGDLYTAIPIDEEGKAVFFDYGNNQAVEVGNRCFCVTTTQNEQDNETGHSFPNFVSPFFKRLVEGSESQSSTKFDDEEWNTNIQSKILIDICQRYNVKELNKNTDESRTTEKNSAVTSRLADRNHPFKWKCHRDLCKYEPIDIEMCHILFCTISEMNKEDSLTDSLVELYLDKFNYCTNQLIHPDKMGHSIYCHPCNGCYSFLRALRALAPHFPVLANFVRSLYKAIEKCRLIRDVKTIRSKGSIAQLRSIVEAAISKLRMKNLTMFLEPMPPRVSTEESEIMNIFGKNIMKVAEIRDEYPSVPCDCCEQLKLPNEVKVLGSFSKRKGFDYMTQIIQEETYKYVPKEESDDLQMSIDWMEYLLETFKLCEYCAGKMLSNKENVRSVGNNLNVQATPDCIKNLNKFELALIRFVMPCLTVVRLGQVMGSKRPANELTEALKGRIVYLPVDVQANADVQPDKLLNIDSFVILVNGQPTYNKNVWTALIDLRKIHKALIWLKENNMVYRNIKAYTLEELQEILESRLLEKEKGQEQTYEIPEGAILEKLTNDAKSHLVEHFSIQPLDSSVPKDFIDDFKNNKNIENDQFQLKRLHGLGEDLFQEELDIKAFPNLFPDGKNHMRDMARQFSMRNADYIKGRLLSRHPQFRLDKNYLFHNFQHQELSYFCNSVAHMIRTVRPNQSAKDFLDRVRHRDGEMETSIFSVQSKVRGSRQYFHALAGKVKSMIEQEGPPTLFITASCAEWYSPEFIKHLRDINSHVVGVDKMTPAELTAMDPVSVAIHFHKKWRAIFNNLICAKLNPVFGKIKDYFWRIEYQTRGAPHVHCILWVEDAPVIGKSSLDEVTRYIDSIITCQFPDKLLSPTLHKLVVDHQMHRCNKYCQRKFKRNSGKWISYCRFGFPRPSKTQTEVHDVIDCLAHGTNRQKPRKRIYDIARTDKERYINDYNPSLLLANLSNVDVQYIGHIGSKLPYYITDYMTKGEKSEIDEMWEEVNNAYKGLGPRAMSFLLNSVKTRQVGAVEAADRLLGTKLYSFSRQFRFVDLSKVTELKRTLKPFKELEVIASKDPQSSDLYVAHWVADVYPNRPEHMEHMSLYELLSWHERERRGNDEKMLLQTGSFFLRRRTQKPYIIQHKKANPLESDEKKEQYYGMLLKLFKPWRNERDILVNDFNNFETYCIESEKYPAMVAYHEKLVNKTTCDAEFETRVRQRATEIQATEMNDLTDGQHEIDDPNNAIQGEIIDRAADAMEDLVNANRQLLESITSEELSNDFNSLNLDQKRIVDRIIGNIKNGSNDKPIRLIVSGFGGTGKSRVISVLRRFICQEFVREECPVVVMAPTGLAAHSIKGVTIHRCLSLPVDQQTTAKYSSLSTEQLLTLRKTLGRTRLFIIDEISMVSSLMLMYIHLRLTEIKSTNFPMGNANFVLFGDFLQLRPVSANPPFIPLTRLEIRNRLGSMGSFNLWHEFEYDELTINMRQKNDKPYADTLANIRLGNCEEQHLQCLSTRKFGCMSRATSEEITKLYCNLCKEGKVPVILMPTNDDCRLINNTLLKETSSKHVTLTAIDCLSSVVRNKRIEEEAAKSVSSFADDCKRTAGALTTLVLSIGARVMLQRNIAVDKGLVNGSMGYVKEFKSIPSGEIVSVLVQFDGQDQLTSIGRATVRFEALKEVYYTRKQFPLQLAFAITIHKSQGLSLECAIVDAGSRCFGPGMIYVALSRITTSAGLHLVELDPSKIIADMEAISEYNRLRSSFRPDLPLLRIIQTPTTNLNEDVVEIGSIGDVYPKRKKNVEHAIIGKGEKRKPAIEDSFPNKTKSRKTMSITNEVRSNATILPTKGDSVILGIEGNKKRSNQKQLYQRGIGAGRKGFQNRDGVSCYANSAVQCVFSLHRILFDRLQNSQGNVATEILRLAVSSLDKIESTVQLRSLLPTVYGFVEDEQQSLCEFWEALFRSMDEENSETSTTTALSPLSRLFQFKNHKFLACHRCNWSQIDDNMTNGKVCYFPVPGVLNPDAPAHEEVVETSDIQFSEVLSPYPVGKFCPNEHQLTSHTVFTEMPQFLAINLDRSAMTHKITRRIIGFEPDHILLESTMSEVISDVSYNDIVVSLERYRAIAIVVHTGINFNSGHYYVYRRTLEGTWCLCDDSNVKLMGKQAMDCSGMTFAVLQRCS; the protein is encoded by the coding sequence ATGGTATCACAAGAACGAAAGAAGAAACTTAGGGAGAAGGAAAGGTATGACAGTCGAGCTAAACAGGTTGCTGGCAAAAAGAAGGAGTACTATGGGAAAAACAAGGATGTTCTCAAATTGAGTGCCAAAATCAGATTTCAGCAGGATGAGAAAGCAGCTGCTATAAAAAAACGTCGAGTTTTAAAACGATATAACAATGACGAGGAGTTTCGTCACAATTGCATCAATTCATCATCAGAGCATGTGAAGGACAAATACAGAAATGATGAGGCTTATCGCTTGAGGTCTATCAAGTCTGCATCAATGAAGAGAAACATCAAATACAGAGATAATGAAGAGTATCGTCAGAATTATGTCAAGTCAGCATCAGAACGTGTAAAGGATAGATACAAAAATGATGAGACCTATCGCTTGAGGTCTATCAAGTCTGCATCAATGAAGAGAAACATCAAATACAGAGATAATGAAGAGTATCGTCAGAATTATGTCAAGTCAGCATCAGAACGTGTAAAGGATAGATACAAAAATGATGAGACCTATCGCTTGAGGTCTATCAAGTCTGCATCAATGAAGAGAAACATCAAATACAGAGATAATGAAGAGTATCGTCAGAATTATGTCAAGTCAGCATCAGAACGTGTAAAGGATAGATACAAAAATGATGAGACTTATCGCCTGAGGGCTATCAAGTCTGCATCAATCCGGAGAAACATCAAATATAGAGAAAATGAAGAGTTTCGTCGAAATTACATCAAATCGGTCTCTTTGAAACAAATAAGCAAATACAGGAATGATGAAATGTATCAAAGAAATCACATTGATAAGGTTACTGCTTACAATATGTTGAAAAGATACAGAGGAATTGATTTTTCTCGTAAGGAACAGAGGAGAAAAACATCAAACAAAGTTATCAAATTCTATAAGAATTTTTACAGAAGCCGCAGGTTGACGAAAAAACATGAGGAAACATCCTCATATCACTCAACTCTGCCTGAACTAGCAATGAGatgtacacaaaaaaaaaggaaaatttatgcTTCAAATAAGGTAAAGAAAAGTCAGAGCCAAGCACAAACCAGTGCCAAGTCTTTCGATATGTCCTGCTTCATAAGCCAGTCAAACCACAATTCGGTTCTGGCTAATAACAGGCAATCCAGATTCTTTGCGAGAAATTATAGACAAAGGTGGGCATATAGGTCCAGGACTGTAATAAAAATGAACTCAGATTTAGAAAATTTGAATACCATCTTTgatatgtacaaaaaaaataagagaaagtaTTCAATCATTGAACTTAAGCTACTGCTAGAAAAGGCTAACGCAGTCATTAACATATCATCAAATTCACTAGCAAAGCTACATGCAAGCATTCACAAGCAGTGCTCAAAATTTATGGAGCATCTACCAAAATCAGATTATGTCCCTGATGTAGAAGAATTCACCCGTGCAATGGGAAATGTCATGGAACATTCTGTGTATAATGAAGCTTATCATCTCGAATCAGTGTATAAAATCTTTGAAGTCAACCATTGTTTGAGATGTGGTCACACTGGTGACCTTTACACTGCAATTCCAATTGACGAGGAAGGAAAAGCAGTATTTTTCGATTATGGTAATAATCAAGCTGTGGAAGTTGGTAATAGATGCTTTTGTGTGACGACAACACAAAACGAGCAAGATAATGAAACTGGGCACAGCTTTCCTAATTTTGtatctccttttttcaaaaggtTAGTTGAAGGATCAGAATCGCAGTCTTCTACCAAGTTTGATGATGAAGAATGGAATACTAACATACAAAGTAAAATTCTCATTGATATTTGCCAAAGATATAATGTAAaggaattgaataaaaatactgATGAGAGTAGGACCACCGAAAAAAATTCTGCTGTCACAAGTCGGTTGGCAGACAGAAATCACCCATTTAAATGGAAATGTCACCGAGATCTCTGCAAATATGAGCCAATTGACATTGAAATGTGTCATATCCTCTTTTGCACAATTTCCGAAATGAACAAAGAAGATTCGTTAACGGATTCCCTTGTTGAATTGTATTTGGATAAATTCAATTATTGCACAAACCAGTTAATTCACCCAGACAAAATGGGACATTCAATTTATTGTCACCCATGCAATGGATGTTACAGCTTCCTTCGTGCTCTACGAGCATTGGCGCCACATTTTCCTGTTCTAGCAAACTTTGTTAGAAGCTTGTACAAGGCAATAGAAAAATGCAGACTCATTAGAGATGTGAAAACAATTAGGAGCAAAGGTAGTATTGCACAATTAAGATCCATAGTAGAAGCTGCAATTTCAAAACTGAGGATGAAAAACTTAACAATGTTTCTGGAGCCTATGCCTCCTCGGGTATCTACAGAAGAATCGGAAATTATGAATATCTTTGggaaaaatattatgaaagtAGCTGAAATAAGAGACGAATACCCATCAGTTCCTTGTGATTGTTGCGAGCAGTTAAAACTGCCAAATGAGGTAAAAGTTCTCGGCTCTTTTTCGAAGCGAAAGGGCTTTGATTATATGACCCAAATTATTCAAGAAGAAACTTATAAGTATGTACCTAAAGAAGAGAGCGATGATCTCCAAATGTCAATTGACTGGATGGAGTACTTATTGGAAACATTCAAGCTGTGTGAATATTGTGCAGGAAAAATGCTCTCAAATAAGGAAAATGTACGTTCTGTTGGAAATAACCTTAACGTCCAAGCAACTCCAGATTGCATCaagaatttgaataaatttgaactGGCACTGATAAGATTTGTCATGCCATGTCTTACTGTTGTTAGACTTGGACAAGTTATGGGATCAAAAAGACCTGCAAACGAATTGACAGAGGCTCTTAAAGGAAGAATTGTATATCTACCCGTAGATGTTCAAGCAAATGCGGATGTACAACCAGACAAGTTGCTCAACATTGACAGCTTTGTGATACTTGTCAACGGTCAACCAACctataataaaaatgtttggaCAGCACTTATTGATTTGAGGAAAATACATAAAGCACTAATTTGgttgaaagaaaacaatatGGTGTACAGGAACATCAAAGCATACACACTAGAGGAGTTGCAAGAGATTCTTGAGAGTCGtttattagaaaaagaaaagggacaAGAGCAAACTTATGAAATACCAGAGGGAGCAATAttagaaaaacttacaaatgaTGCCAAATCACACTTAGTAGAGCATTTCTCTATACAACCACTAGACTCGTCAGTACCGAAAGACTTTATAGATGACTTcaagaacaataaaaacattgaaaatgaccaatttcaattgaaaagattACATGGTTTAGGGGAGGATCTATTTCAAGAGGAATTGGACATCAAAGCATTTCCAAATCTCTTCCCTGATGGCAAAAACCATATGCGGGACATGGCCCGTCAGTTTTCGATGCGAAATGCAGACTACATCAAAGGGCGTCTTCTTAGTAGACACCCACAGTTCCGTTTAGATAAAAACTATCTATTTCACAACTTTCAACATCAAGAGTTGTCTTACTTTTGTAACAGTGTTGCACATATGATTAGGACTGTCAGGCCTAATCAAAGtgcaaaagattttctggatCGAGTTCGACACAGAGACGGTGAAATGGAAACGTCAATTTTTTCAGTCCAGTCAAAAGTGAGAGGATCTCGACAATATTTTCATGCTTTGGCGGGAAAAGTCAAGTCTATGATAGAGCAAGAAGGGCCACCAACGTTATTTATTACAGCCTCTTGTGCAGAATGGTATTCTCCAGAATTCATAAAACATTTACGTGACATCAACAGTCATGTGGTTGGTGTCGATAAAATGACACCAGCTGAATTAACAGCAATGGACCCTGTGTCTGTGGCTATACATTTCCACAAAAAATGGAGGGCCATATTCAACAACCTTATCTGTGCAAAGTTGAATCCTGTCTTTGGTAAAATCAAGGATTACTTTTGGCGAATTGAATACCAAACGAGAGGTGCTCCACATGTGCATTGCATTCTCTGGGTAGAAGATGCACCAGTCATTGGAAAATCATCACTGGATGAAGTTACAAGGTACATTGATAGCATTATCACATGCCAATTTCCTGATAAACTATTGAGTCCAACCCTGCACAAACTCGTTGTCGATCACCAGATGCACCGCTGCAACAAATACTGCCAACggaaattcaaaagaaattcagGCAAATGGATTAGTTATTGCAGATTCGGCTTTCCTCGCCCTTCTAAAACACAAACTGAAGTCCATGATGTGATTGATTGTTTGGCTCATGGGACAAACCGCCAAAAACCAAGAAAGAGGATCTATGACATTGCTCGTACAGATAAGGAGAGGTACATCAATGATTACAATCCCTCATTGTTATTGGCCAATTTGTCAAATGTAGATGTTCAATATATTGGCCATATCGGCTCCAAGTTGCCATACTATATAACAGACTACATGACGAAAGGTGAGAAGTCAGAAATTGATGAGATGTGGGAAGAAGTGAATAATGCGTACAAAGGTCTGGGCCCACGAGCAATGTCTTTTCTATTAAACTCAGTTAAAACGCGTCAAGTTGGAGCAGTAGAGGCGGCAGATAGGCTTCTTGGCACAAAATTGTACAGTTTCTCAAGACAATTCAGATTTGTGGATTTATCGAAGGTGACAGAACTAAAAAGGACACTTAAACCATTCAAGGAATTGGAAGTCATTGCAAGTAAGGATCCCCAAAGTTCGGATCTGTATGTTGCCCACTGGGTAGCTGATGTTTATCCAAATAGGCCAGAGCATATGGAGCACATGAGTCTATATGAGCTGCTGTCTTGGCATGAACGCGAACGACGGGGCAATGATGAAAAAATGTTACTGCAAACAGGTTCGTTTTTTTTAAGACGACGCACTCAAAAACCATATATCATACAGCACAAAAAGGCCAATCCTTTGGAATCCGACGAGAAGAAAGAACAGTATTACGGTATGCTGTTGAAATTGTTCAAGCCATGGAGAAATGAACGCGATATTCTGGTTAATGACTTCAACAACTTTGAAACATATTGCattgaaagtgaaaaatatccAGCCATGGTAGCCTATCATGAGAAACTGGTAAATAAAACCACATGCGATGCCGAATTTGAGACAAGAGTACGCCAGCGAGCCACGGAAATTCAGGCTACTGAAATGAATGACTTAACTGATGGGCAACATGAGATTGATGATCCAAATAACGCTATACAAGGAGAGATTATTGATAGAGCAGCTGATGCTATGGAAGATTTAGTCAATGCGAATAGACAGCTACTAGAGTCAATCACAAGTGAAGAGTTGTCAAATGACTTCAATTCCCTTAATTTAGATCAGAAGAGAATTGTAGACAGAATTATAGGCAACATAAAAAATGGCAGCAATGATAAGCCTATCAGACTGATAGTGTCTGGCTTTGGGGGAACTGGGAAGTCACGAGTAATTAGTGTACTTAGAAGGTTCATTTGTCAGGAGTTCGTGAGGGAGGAATGTCCAGTTGTTGTTATGGCCCCAACTGGACTTGCTGCTCATAGTATAAAGGGTGTTACCATTCATCGATGCTTAAGCCTGCCAGTTGACCAGCAGACAACTGCAAAGTATTCATCTTTATCCACCGAACAATTGCTGACATTAAGAAAAACCCTTGGACGAACTCGACTTTTCATTATAGATGAAATAAGTATGGTCTCGTCTCTTATGCTGATGTATATTCATTTGCGCTTGACGGAAATTAAATCTACTAATTTCCCAATGGGAAATGCCAactttgttctctttggagATTTCCTTCAATTGAGGCCTGTGTCGGCAAATCCACCGTTTATTCCTCTTACTCGTCTAGAAATCCGAAATAGACTTGGATCCATGGGATCCTTTAATCTATGGCATGAATTTGAGTATGATGAGCTGACAATCAACATGAggcaaaaaaatgacaagccaTATGCGGATACACTTGCAAACATAAGGCTTGGAAATTGTGAAGAACAGCATCTCCAGTGTCTTTCTACACGGAAATTTGGATGCATGTCGCGAGCCACCTCAGAAGAAATTACCAAATTATATTGTAATTTGTGTAAGGAAGGGAAAGTGCCGGTTATTTTGATGCCCACAAACGACGACTGTAGGCTAATAAACAACACACTGCTAAAGGAAACGAGCTCGAAACATGTTACACTGACTGCCATTGATTGTCTTTCTTCGGTGGtcagaaataaaagaattgaAGAAGAAGCAGCAAAAAGTGTTTCAAGCTTTGCAGATGACTGCAAACGAACAGCTGGTGCATTAACAACATTGGTACTATCAATTGGTGCACGAGTAATGCTTCAAAGAAACATTGCAGTGGATAAAGGCTTAGTAAACGGATCCATGGGCTACGTCAAAGAGTTTAAAAGTATACCATCTGGTGAAATAGTTAGTGTTTTGGTACAATTTGATGGTCAAGATCAGTTGACAAGCATAGGCCGTGCTACAGTTCGATTTGAAGCGCTCAAAGAGGTTTATTATACTAGAAAACAGTTTCCATTGCAACTAGCATTTGCAATTACTATTCACAAGTCTCAAGGCCTCAGCTTGGAATGTGCTATCGTCGATGCAGGAAGTCGTTGCTTTGGACCGGGGATGATTTATGTTGCATTATCCAGAATTACCACTAGCGCAGGGCTGCATCTTGTGGAACTTGATCCAAGTAAAATTATTGCTGACATGGAAGCAATCTCAGAGTATAATCGTCTTAGGAGTAGTTTTAGACCTGACCTTCCATTATTGAGAATCATCCAAACACCCACAACTAATTTGAATGAGGACGTCGTGGAAATAGGTAGCATAGGAGATGTTTATccgaaaaggaagaaaaatgtcGAACATGCAATCAttggaaaaggggaaaaaagaaaGCCAGCAATAGAAGATTCGTTTCCAAATAAGACAAAAAGCCGAAAAACAATGTCTATAACAAATGAAGTAAGATCAAACGCTACGATATTGCCAACGAAAGGTGATAGCGTTATCCTAGGTATTGAAGGCAACAAGAAACGATCCAACCAAAAGCAGCTCTACCAAAGGGGTATTGGTGCAGGAAGAAAAGGTTTCCAAAACAGAGATGGTGTTTCATGCTATGCAAACTCTGCAGTTCAGTGCGTTTTCAGCTTACACAGAATACTTTTTGATAGGCTGCAAAATTCACAAGG